A single genomic interval of Prunus dulcis chromosome 5, ALMONDv2, whole genome shotgun sequence harbors:
- the LOC117628715 gene encoding N-alpha-acetyltransferase 40, with protein sequence MESKGLSRNNRENKAKPKRKEIIEKRKAMDALIKVASAEKDYLSAFPAFRHYQISGLSAFLESGRGDKLYSPVKQFIQNLLKANMEGPYGSEWPAKEKVKRREMVAPEARYVFVRNASNASSVEFLTTSELEKTSANCVEERGPIVGFVHFRFVIEEELPVLYVYELQLEPRVQGKGLGKFLMQLIELIACKNHMGAVVLTVQKANSAAMNFYLCKMRYVTSTISPSRVDPLIGVEKSYEILCKTFSNEAKAILEEPLELVHSV encoded by the exons ATGGAGTCCAAGGGGCTTTCACGCAATAACAGAGAAAACAAGGCTAAGCCGAAGCGCAAAGAG aTAATTGAGAAGAGGAAGGCTATGGATGCACTGATAAAAGTAGCTTCTGCCGAAAAGGACTATCTTTCTGCTTTCCCTGCCTTTCGCCATTACCAAATAAGCG GCCTATCTGCATTCTTGGAATCAGGAAGGGGGGACAAGCTCTACTCTCCTGTTAAGCAATTCATTCAAAATCTCCTCAAG GCCAATATGGAGGGGCCGTATGGATCTGAGTGGCCTGCGAAAGAGAAGGTGAAGCGCAGGGAGATGGTTGCACCAGAAGCACGTTATGTATTTGTACGTAACGCTTCAAATGCAAGTTCAGTTGAATTCTTAACAACGTCTGAACTTGAAAAGACCTCAGCTAATTGTGTAGAAGAGAGGGGCCCCATAGTTGGGTTTGTACATTTTCGCTTTGTCATAGAGGAAGAATTGCCTGTTCTTTATGTTTATGAATTGCAACTCGAGCCTCGCGTACAAGGGAAAGGTCTGGGGAAGTTCCTAATGCAACTAATTGAGCTAATTGCTTGCAAG AACCACATGGGCGCTGTCGTTCTAACTGTTCAAAAAGCAAACTCCGCAGCTATGAATTTCTATTTATGCAAGATGAG ATATGTTACATCGACTATATCACCATCAAGAGTTGATCCATTG ATAGGAGTTGAGAAGAGTTATGAAATTCTTTGCAAAACATTTAGTAATGAGGCTAAAGCTATATTGGAG GAACCACTTGAGCTGGTTCATTCGGTTTAA
- the LOC117628714 gene encoding type IV inositol polyphosphate 5-phosphatase 9-like yields the protein MGSNNFIADINPDSMEMETMMESRPSDNINISKKNSTAPQNIYHQIFAGSWNVGGVSPPDVLDIQEWLRPNHINPPANIYVLGFQEIVPLNAANIVVRSENRKICEKWNSLIRAALNDPDPKNNITQDFRCIISKQMVGILLSVWVRSDLCQYIRQLSVSCVGCGLMGCLGNKGSVSVRFWLHETSFCFVCSHLASGGKEGDQRLRNANAAGILSRTTFPPGPFPNFTTKILDHDRVIWLGDLNYRIYLPDATTQYLLEKQKWNLLLEYDQLKVELMEGHVFEGWHEGVINFAPSYKYYKNSELYFGCDEKRKHNKRRAPAWCDRIIWFGKGLKQNQYDRGELKLSDHRPVRAIFMAEIKVLRDPTGFQSFLSDRIICLPNHFEECFNDKYSCKWRSNFHY from the exons ATGGGGAGCAACAATTTCATCGCGGATATTAATCCAGATTCCATGGAGATGGAGACCATGATGGAAAGTCGACCAAGTGATAATATCAATATCTCCAAGAAAAATTCCACTGCTCctcaaaatatatatcatca GATCTTCGCCGGTTCCTGGAATGTTGGAGGTGTTTCACCTCCCGATGTTTTGGACATACAAGAGTGGCTCAGACCCAATCATATTAACCCTCCTGCTAATATCTACGTTCTTGG GTTTCAAGAGATTGTGCCACTGAATGCAGCAAATATTGTTGTAAGATCTGAAAACCGCAAGATTTGCGAGAAATGGAATTCATTGATTAGGGCAGCTCTTAATGACCCTGACCCTAAGAATAATATTACACAAGACTTCCGATGCATCATTAGTAAGCAAATGGTCGGAATATTGTTATCTGTTTGGGTTAGGAGTGATCTCTGCCAATACATTAGACAGCTCAGTGTCTCATGTGTTGGCTGTGGTCTCATGGGTTGCCTAGGGAACAAG GGTTCGGTGTCAGTTAGATTTTGGCTGCATGAAACAAGCTTTTGCTTTGTGTGTAGTCATCTTGCTTCCGGAGGAAAAGAAGGTGATCAACGACTCAGAAACGCAAACGCAGCTGGGATTTTATCTCGCACAACCTTTCCTCCCGGGCCCTTCCCTAATTTCACCACTAAAATTCTTGATCACGA TAGGGTGATCTGGCTTGGAGACTTGAACTATAGAATCTACTTGCCTGACGCCACAACGCAGTATCTTCTGGAGAAGCAAAAGTGGAACCTTTTGTTGGAATATGATCAG CTAAAGGTGGAGCTCATGGAAGGACATGTATTCGAAGGTTGGCATGAAGGAGTAATAAACTTCGCCCCTAGCTACAAATATTACAAGAATTCGGAACTTTACTTTGGCTGCGATGAGAAGAGAAAACACAATAAAAGGCGTGCTCCAGCATG GTGTGATCGAATCATATGGTTCGGGAAGGGACTAAAGCAAAACCAGTATGACAGAGGCGAATTGAAGTTGTCGGACCATAGACCTGTCCGGGCGATTTTTATGGCAGAAATTAAGGTCTTAAGAGATCCTACAGGATTTCAAAGCTTTCTGTCAGACAGAATTATTTGCTTGCCAAACCATTTTGAAGAATGTTTCAATGACAAATATTCATGTAAATGGAGATCAAACTTCCATTATTGA